The DNA window AGGGCGGGGGCCGGGCCGGGCCGCACCCGGCCCCCTGCACTCCAGCCCTCACCCTGCCTGCCCCCGGCTGCCGTCCGCAGTATCGCGACACGGGACGGCGGTCCCCGGCCCAGGGCCCAGGCCTGTGGCACACACCCGAGCCTCGCGCCGACGCAGTCCGCCAGGGCTCGCGCCTCTGCCCGGAAGGCCCCGCCGCTCCCAGCACTCACCCCGCGGCGTCGGCTGTGCCTCGGCTTGCTCACGTTCTTGGTCACCTTGTGGCCCTTGTTGAGGCCTACGGCCATGGGGTAGCGCAGAGCCATGGCTGCGGGAGGCGGTGGGGAGAAGGGCTGGGGTGAGTCCCGGCAAGACGCCCGCCACCCCGCGCCGCGGCTTCCTCGGGCACGCTCGCCGGGCCCGGCCACCCTCCAATCCGCCCAGCGGGCCTGGGGGCCCGGATGGCGAAGGATGAAGACTCAGGCGCGAACGGACTCACCTGCTGCTCTCCAATGGCTCCCGGAGCGGAAGGGCCGGCGCCACACGGAACTCTGGGATATCTACTCGCTGCTGGAGGCGCGGACCAGAGAGGCAAGAAGAACGCGCGCGCCCCCTGGCGTCCGGAGGCTCCCTGAGCATGCGCGTTGACCCCGGGACCAGCGGACGTGGTTGTGGTGCCTCAAAGGCCGCCGAGTTTGAAGCTGCAGCTTGTTGGTTAACCCGGAAACAGCAACTTCACCTCCCAGGCCCCCCAGTTTTCCATATGTAAGGTGGCACGAAAACACCTCCATCAATGGGTTTATTGATTTCACGAAGGGAGTGGTCATAGTGCCTCCTGGTGGCATTTGACGTGACGTAAGGTCGTGCCAGGATGCCAGGCCGAGGGATGCCTGCTGAACAACCTTGAATCAGGTGGTGGAAACAACAAAATCTAAAGTTCTAGATTTCCGCGCCCCTTCTACCCCTTCTTCTGTCACTCTTACTTGTCTCTAAGAGACAGCCTCAGTTTGGGACTGGTGTGATGAGGACAGTCTTTCTTGGACAGAGCCCTGGCCAGCTCACAGGAGCAGCTTTTTGTAACATTGTATCCATGCCAGTTATTTTTTACAATTGCTTTATACAAGCAGCACGGGCTTTCCATTTCGACGAGCAGCGTCTGTTTTTAATTGACGTGCAGCTGTGGCCCTCATTAGCCCAACCTCCCTAAGCTACAGCGTCATCCTCAGAATGGGAACAAGTGTAAGACCAAACTCCAACAGTGAGGCCTAAGATCCTTGACCTCAAGGGCGTGGGGCCTGGTTACACTATTGCTGATGCTGCAACCAAGTCCTGCAGGTCAATCAGTGCCCCTGCCTCTCCCACTGACTTCCTGAGGGGAGCCCATCCTGTCTGTCTCCATGTCTCCACTACAAAACAGGTTGATAGTTCTAGCCCCTCCCCGGCTCCTAGAAATTGGAAGGCAAAAGGAATTTGAATaatagatatatatacatatgcaaggGAAGACCTTTTATTATGACACGGGAGGCTGAGTCTAGCCCAGAATATGctcttctcctcttcttcccACCTGGCCATCAGGTGGACAGCAGGTGTCAAGAGTACCAGAGACCCTAGCTGGGGGTGGGAGATGCTCCCAGTTGGAATCAGTGGAGGCTCCTAGAGGTGACTCAGGGCATCCACCTCAGGTGACCTGGGGAGGGAGCATCACTTTTCTGGAGACTGTTTCTTAACTGCACAATGGAAGCGATGATCATGTCACCAGTGACCTCCAAGAAGCCCAAGTCTGGGCTGCTGCCTTCCAAGACTGAGGGGGTGCCGAACACCTGCAGTTTGTTTCCAGGTGCCCGCAGATATTCTTCTGTTTGGCTTTTGCCCTGAGGACTCCATCTTGGACTCCGGCCACCCTCTCGGAGGTGTCTTTGTTAGTGTCCCGATTCCAGGAACAGCTGGATGGTACCTCCTGTCTGGGAGGACAGGAGCCCCAGGGGACTCAGGCTGCAACTGCGGAGATGTTGAGGTCCTGGCGAATGAACCAGGCCCTCGGGTGCGGCAGCCAGCCTCGCAGCAGACAGAGCAGGTGCAAGCGCCACGGGTAGAAGACACAGGAGGCTCGTGTGGCACCACCTCGGATCACAGCCAGGGCCGCCTTGGGTCCCGGGGACGCCCTGGCTCTCATGACGCCCCTAGGGAGGGAGATGGTAGGGACTGCGGTGGGTTCCCACGGCATGCAACCGATGGTTCCCTGCTCGCACCCAGGCCTCACCTGACTCCCTCCACAGTGGAGGCCGGATCCCGGAGGCCCAGGACGCACATGGTGATGGCCACATTCACGTCCTGAACATCCAGCTCCCTCCGCAAGGAGCCGAAGAAGCTGTCCAACGCGAACTTGGCCGCTGAGTAGGGGGTGGAGAAGGACACGGGCACACGGCCTAGGGGCACAGGAGGGCAGCTGTTGAGGGGCCACAAGATGCTCCTCTTCTTCCAGGGAGCCTTCCCGCCCCTCAGCTTATCCCGCACGAAGCCCGTCCTCTCCAAGCCCCTCCCCCAAGAGCTAGAGCCACATGCACGCACCGAGCAACGTGGACACCACCACCAGGGAGCCCTTGCTGTCAGTCAGGCTGGGCAGCGCCAACTTAGTCAGTTGCACATAACTCAGGAAGTTCACCTACAGGCGGCGACGGCGAGTCACAGGGCAGAGGCGGGGCC is part of the Callospermophilus lateralis isolate mCalLat2 chromosome 1, mCalLat2.hap1, whole genome shotgun sequence genome and encodes:
- the Hsd11b1l gene encoding hydroxysteroid 11-beta-dehydrogenase 1-like protein isoform X4, with translation MLIKWRPTKQVWPRPAPPRSGPQAMEVLLLTGLGALFAAYYWDDNFEPARLQGARVLLTGAAGGAGVGEELAYHYARLGSHLVLTAQAEALLQKVNFLSYVQLTKLALPSLTDSKGSLVVVSTLLGRVPVSFSTPYSAAKFALDSFFGSLRRELDVQDVNVAITMCVLGLRDPASTVEGVRGVMRARASPGPKAALAVIRGGATRASCVFYPWRLHLLCLLRGWLPHPRAWFIRQDLNISAVAA
- the Hsd11b1l gene encoding hydroxysteroid 11-beta-dehydrogenase 1-like protein isoform X5 yields the protein MRARSAQATHWLVQVNFLSYVQLTKLALPSLTDSKGSLVVVSTLLGRVPVSFSTPYSAAKFALDSFFGSLRRELDVQDVNVAITMCVLGLRDPASTVEGVRGVMRARASPGPKAALAVIRGGATRASCVFYPWRLHLLCLLRGWLPHPRAWFIRQDLNISAVAA
- the Hsd11b1l gene encoding hydroxysteroid 11-beta-dehydrogenase 1-like protein isoform X2, with the protein product MEVLLLTGLGALFAAYYWDDNFEPARLQGARVLLTGAAGGAGVGEELAYHYARLGSHLVLTAQAEALLQKVVGNCRKLGAPKVFYIAADMASPEAPERVMQFALDQLGGLDYLVLNHLGGVPAGMRARSAQATHWLVQVNFLSYVQLTKLALPSLTDSKGSLVVVSTLLGRVPVSFSTPYSAAKFALDSFFGSLRRELDVQDVNVAITMCVLGLRDPASTVEGVRGVMRARASPGPKAALAVIRGGATRASCVFYPWRLHLLCLLRGWLPHPRAWFIRQDLNISAVAA